A window of the Candidatus Paraluminiphilus aquimaris genome harbors these coding sequences:
- the gpmI gene encoding 2,3-bisphosphoglycerate-independent phosphoglycerate mutase, which yields MPPTSPVVSPAILVILDGFGYREASENNAIFHAQTPTFDRLWREGESTLVSGSGLDVGLPEGQMGNSEVGHMSLGSGRIIYQSITRIDKAIADGDFDTNSAYCDAIDNAVAVDGAVHLFGLLSPGGVHSHEDHIFAAARLAHQRGAKAIYLHAFLDGRDTPPRSAQASIERAETELASLKAARIATVQGRYFAMDRDKRWDRIEAAAKLLIEGEAAFSCDSAMQALAEAYARGENDEFVPPSCIGDAAPIMDGDAVLFMNFRADRARQLTQALTDTTFTEFSCRQPNVSFVTTTEYYEGVKATVAFAPDVIEDTLGEVIAANGLKQARIAETEKYAHVTFFFSGGREALFDGEERVLIPSPDVATYDLQPEMSADDVTNAVINSIQKQSHELIVVNFANGDMVGHTGNFDAAVKAVETLDACVARLESAVLAAGGQALITADHGNCEQMHDHHAAQPHTQHTTEPVPLFYIGCHPRRFREAPGVLADIAPTVLDIMGLPKPPAMTGTSLLQAVE from the coding sequence ATGCCCCCAACTAGCCCCGTTGTTTCACCTGCAATCCTTGTCATTCTGGATGGGTTTGGCTATCGAGAAGCTAGCGAAAATAACGCGATCTTCCATGCCCAAACACCGACGTTTGACCGGCTATGGCGTGAAGGAGAGTCAACACTTGTATCCGGGTCGGGCCTGGATGTGGGGCTACCCGAGGGTCAAATGGGCAACTCTGAAGTTGGGCATATGAGTCTGGGATCGGGTCGAATAATTTATCAAAGCATCACGCGCATTGATAAAGCGATTGCCGATGGCGATTTCGACACGAATAGCGCTTACTGTGATGCTATCGACAACGCAGTCGCCGTCGATGGCGCTGTGCACTTATTTGGCTTGCTCTCTCCCGGTGGCGTCCACAGCCACGAAGACCATATTTTTGCAGCCGCGCGACTGGCTCACCAACGTGGCGCAAAAGCCATTTATTTGCATGCCTTTCTGGATGGGCGAGATACGCCACCGAGAAGCGCACAAGCATCGATCGAAAGGGCCGAAACAGAGCTCGCCTCGCTGAAGGCGGCGCGCATAGCCACGGTACAAGGTCGTTACTTTGCCATGGACAGAGACAAGCGCTGGGATCGCATTGAAGCGGCAGCAAAGCTTTTGATCGAAGGTGAGGCTGCGTTTAGTTGCGACTCCGCAATGCAGGCATTGGCAGAGGCCTACGCGCGGGGCGAAAACGATGAATTCGTTCCTCCATCATGCATTGGTGACGCCGCACCGATTATGGACGGTGACGCCGTACTGTTTATGAACTTCCGAGCTGACCGCGCGCGACAGCTGACGCAGGCTCTTACCGATACAACCTTCACTGAATTTTCTTGTCGTCAACCCAACGTCTCGTTTGTCACTACCACCGAATACTATGAGGGTGTGAAGGCTACGGTTGCATTCGCCCCTGACGTAATTGAGGACACCTTGGGCGAGGTCATCGCCGCAAATGGCCTGAAGCAAGCGCGAATTGCAGAGACCGAGAAGTACGCTCACGTGACGTTTTTCTTTAGCGGCGGGCGCGAAGCGCTTTTCGATGGCGAAGAGCGGGTTCTTATTCCATCGCCCGATGTCGCCACCTACGACCTACAGCCGGAAATGTCCGCCGATGATGTAACCAATGCGGTCATCAACAGCATTCAAAAGCAGTCACATGAGCTCATTGTTGTGAATTTTGCTAACGGTGACATGGTAGGCCATACGGGTAATTTTGATGCCGCCGTGAAGGCAGTAGAGACGCTCGATGCGTGTGTAGCAAGGCTGGAAAGTGCTGTTCTGGCGGCCGGTGGGCAGGCACTAATTACCGCCGACCATGGGAACTGTGAGCAAATGCATGACCACCACGCAGCGCAGCCACATACTCAACATACCACCGAACCGGTGCCCTTATTCTATATCGGCTGCCATCCAAGGCGGTTCAGAGAAGCCCCAGGCGTTCTTGCTGACATAGCACCGACGGTGCTCGATATCATGGGCCTTCCTAAGCCGCCCGCAATGACAGGAACGTCGCTTCTACAGGCCGTCGAATAA
- a CDS encoding rhodanese-like domain-containing protein, with protein sequence MSFSHFLIFISEQWVLVFALLLSLNLLLFTESRKAGPALSPQQAINLTNREGGIFLDVRDAKEYKRAHISEAVNIPAANLLGRLGELENYKDKPVIAVCRMGTNASAAVKQLKANGFSQAHRMAGGMMNWDEQRLPVTNK encoded by the coding sequence GTGTCGTTCAGTCATTTCTTGATTTTCATTTCCGAGCAGTGGGTCTTGGTGTTTGCGCTACTTTTGAGTCTGAACTTGTTATTGTTCACTGAGTCTCGCAAGGCTGGGCCCGCACTGAGTCCTCAGCAAGCTATTAACCTCACTAACAGAGAAGGTGGCATTTTTCTCGACGTTCGAGACGCAAAAGAATACAAGCGCGCCCATATCTCAGAGGCAGTGAATATCCCGGCTGCGAATTTATTAGGCCGACTGGGCGAGCTCGAGAACTACAAGGACAAGCCCGTTATTGCGGTGTGTCGAATGGGGACCAACGCCAGTGCGGCGGTTAAACAGCTAAAGGCCAATGGTTTTAGCCAGGCGCATCGAATGGCGGGCGGTATGATGAATTGGGACGAGCAACGTTTGCCGGTGACCAACAAGTGA